The following coding sequences are from one Ornithodoros turicata isolate Travis chromosome 1, ASM3712646v1, whole genome shotgun sequence window:
- the LOC135401129 gene encoding putative nuclease HARBI1, with protein MQHALPGVLLEHDAERTFRERADAFEESDQVFLNKYRLTKELVRWLCHQLRPALQPRRATRRTLTVAEQILIALRFYATGSFQGMVATDRDLSVSQSTVSRVLFRVTNAIVLRLAPLWIKFPLSSAEVHAAMAGFQRKWKLPGVIGCIDGTLVCVTAPSESSGQYQKSAFFCRKQYFALNAMVVCDSSMTITSLDCSFSGGTHDAYVWRHSELREELRSTHSSNVRKYLLGDSGYPLEPWLLTPLPGEQEPSTPEARYGSRHRRARSTVERCIGLLKARFRCLQRYRGLHYSPHRASNIVVACAVLHNICMHWRAPPADAQGEDDLEDGEASEDSTSHPVPPRETDTYEAGAAVRAQLIDDLRRAWCCFAGVFPCYSIGHHRNSLSASPTAKETGRIFLKLSVAYPGETVDIKAVVGIRTRDTSRGLGAEA; from the exons ATGCAACACGCGTTGCCGGGAGTTCTCCTGGAGCACGACGCTGAACGGACATTCCGGGAGCGCGCGGATGCTTTCGAGGAAAGTGACCAAGTTTTCCTCAACAAATATAGGTTGACGAAGGAACTCGTCCGCTGGCTCTGCCACCAGCTTAGGCCCGCGTTGCAACCTAGAAGGGCGACAAGGAGGACGTTGACAGTTGCGGAGCAGATACTGATTGCCCTTCGCTTTTATGCAACGGGCAGCTTTCAGGGGATGGTTGCTACTGACCGCGATCTGTCCGTCTCCCAGAGCACAGTCAGCAGGGTGCTGTTTAGAGTGACGAATGCCATCGTGCTTCGCCTTGCACCTCTGTGGATTAAATTCCCCCTAAGCTCTGCAGAGGTGCACGCGGCAATGGCTGGTTTCCAGAGGAAGTGGAAGTTGCCCGGCGTAATTG GCTGCATTGACGGCACACTCGTCTGCGTCACTGCTCCCTCCGAAAGCAGTGGACAATATCAGAAGAGCGCGTTCTTCTGCAGAAAGCAGTACTTTGCACTGAACGCGATGGTC GTGTGTGATTCGTCGATGACAATCACatctctagactgctccttctCCGGGGGGACGCACGATGCCTACGTTTGGCGGCACAGCGAGCTGCGAGAGGAGCTCCGCAGCACCCATTCATCTAACGTGCGCAAGTATCTGTTGG GTGACAGTGGTTATCCCTTGGAGCCCTGGCTCTTGACTCCTTTGCCAGGCGAACAGGAGCCGTCGACACCCGAAGCGCGGTACGGCAGTCGACACCGACGTGCACGCAGCACAGTGGAAAGGTGCATCGGCCTCCTTAAGGCTAGGTTCCGGTGTCTGCAGCGCTACAGGGGTCTACACTACAGCCCCCATAGGGCATCCAACATTGTGGTGGCTTGCGCAGTGCTTCATAACATCTGCATGCACTGGCGCGCGCCCCCCGCTGATGCCCAAGGTGAAGATGACCTCGAAGACGGCGAGGCGAGCGAGGATTCCACTAGCCACCCTGTGCCCCCTCGCGAAACAGACACTTATGAGGCAGGTGCTGCGGTTCGAGCACAGTTAATTGATGACCTGCGGCGAGC GTGGTGCTGCTTTGCCGGTGTATTTCCATGCTACTCGATCGGCCACCATAGGAACAGCCTGAGTGCTTCGCCGACTGCTAAGGAAACAGGGAGGATATTCTTGAAGTTGTCTGTGGCATACCCCGGAGAAACCGTCGACATCAAAGCCGTCGTCGGGATTCGAACACGAGACACCTCCCGCGGTCTCGGCGCGGAAGCTTAG